Proteins encoded by one window of Geitlerinema sp. PCC 9228:
- the lpxC gene encoding UDP-3-O-acyl-N-acetylglucosamine deacetylase, producing the protein MQPTRYTLAERVSRSGVGLHTGEQTQVSLLPVPAGDRYFVRVDLPGKPEIPATLASVRQTQLATQLVGQGATVQTVEHLLAALAVLGITDVCIEVNGPEIPLLDGSAQDWTEAIAGAGKVAIAAPARELPGVSQPICLYQGDAFVAAIPAEETRFTYGIDFPVAPIGNQWYSWAASADTWAAEIAPARTFTLEAYVEPLRQQGWIRGGSLDNALVCGDRDWLNPPLRFANEPVRHKILDFVGDVSLLGFFPKAHFIAYKASHQLHVRLARQIASVPQPCPSTGE; encoded by the coding sequence ATGCAACCAACGCGCTATACTCTGGCTGAGAGGGTTTCCCGCTCTGGTGTGGGGCTGCATACGGGAGAACAAACGCAAGTGTCTTTGTTGCCGGTTCCTGCGGGCGATCGCTATTTTGTGCGGGTGGACTTGCCTGGCAAACCGGAAATTCCCGCAACCCTAGCCTCCGTACGGCAAACCCAGCTGGCGACGCAACTGGTGGGGCAGGGGGCTACCGTACAAACCGTAGAACACTTGCTGGCGGCTTTGGCGGTTTTGGGGATTACCGATGTTTGTATTGAGGTGAATGGTCCGGAAATCCCGCTGCTGGATGGTTCTGCCCAGGATTGGACCGAGGCGATCGCAGGGGCTGGGAAAGTCGCGATCGCAGCCCCTGCTAGGGAACTTCCCGGAGTGTCCCAACCCATCTGCCTCTACCAAGGGGATGCCTTCGTGGCAGCCATTCCCGCTGAGGAAACCCGTTTTACCTACGGCATTGACTTTCCAGTTGCTCCCATTGGCAATCAGTGGTACAGTTGGGCGGCTAGTGCCGACACCTGGGCTGCAGAAATTGCACCGGCGCGGACTTTTACCCTGGAAGCTTACGTAGAACCCCTGCGCCAGCAAGGTTGGATTCGCGGAGGCAGTTTGGACAATGCCTTGGTTTGTGGCGATCGCGATTGGCTCAACCCCCCCCTGCGATTTGCCAATGAACCCGTACGCCATAAAATTCTAGACTTCGTGGGCGATGTTAGCTTGTTGGGTTTTTTCCCCAAGGCTCACTTTATTGCTTACAAAGCCAGCCACCAGCTGCACGTACGGCTAGCACGTCAAATTGCCTCGGTGCCCCAGCCCTGTCCCAGCACCGGAGAATAG
- a CDS encoding BamA/TamA family outer membrane protein, with product MRLYPFWMAAICLATTLGVSNSTNAHPSPVGKALAEATSAGDSTGKATNQPKETHSTSVAAAVEKSQSSGNSHATYVWDLTQVLPDLPLARPSGESLLPEPPPWRERNDELALAMAPSALRVKNSAVLAQQPTETEGETTPESPELPPEMETETEGDSPTEVPESPQPEAPPETEIPISPPNGEQQQPQQQQQQQQEPQVLVAEVVVEGVEGELEQTVYDAVATTPGRTTTRSQLQEDIDSIYATGYFAQARVVPEDTPLGVRVTFVVEPNPVLQQVQVEGDRILPDSVVQDAFSDQYGEVLNLQQFQNGISQINQWYQDNGYVLAQVVESPQVSEDGTVTLTVAEGEIADIQVQFLTEEGEATTPDGEPIGGRTREYVVLREMRTEPGDILKRDRIQSDLQRIFQLGLFEDVRLQLNPAPNNPRKAVVVVNLIEKNTGSIGVGGGVSTTSGLFGTVSFQEQNLFGRNQKLGAELQAGERGLLFDLSFTDPWIKGDPFGTSYTANVFTRRAISLIFDGGDEEVELENGDRPRVQRFGGGVRFQRPLSNDPLSPAEWTASGGVNFQRVTIRDEDGEITPEDELGNDLSFSGDGRDDLLTLEFGLSRDLRNNQRQPTSGSFARVDIEQSIPVGQGNILFNSLQGRYSYYIPVDWVNFTEGPQTLAFNVEAGVFLGDLPPYEAFALGGSNSVRGYDEAELGTGRAFAEASVEYRFPIISIVGGALFADVGSDLGTADDVPGEPAEVRDKPGSGFGYGLGVRIQSPLGPIRVDYGINDEGEGRLHFGIGEKF from the coding sequence ATGCGTTTATATCCATTTTGGATGGCGGCGATTTGCTTAGCAACAACGCTCGGTGTGTCCAATTCTACAAATGCCCACCCGTCGCCAGTGGGAAAGGCATTGGCAGAAGCCACCTCTGCCGGCGACTCGACTGGGAAAGCTACCAACCAACCAAAAGAGACTCATTCTACTTCGGTGGCGGCTGCGGTGGAAAAATCCCAAAGTAGCGGGAACTCCCATGCCACATACGTGTGGGATTTGACCCAGGTACTTCCCGACTTGCCGCTAGCGAGGCCGTCTGGCGAATCGTTGTTGCCCGAACCGCCTCCCTGGCGCGAACGAAATGATGAGTTGGCGCTCGCGATGGCACCAAGTGCCCTTCGGGTCAAAAATAGCGCGGTGTTGGCCCAACAGCCAACAGAAACAGAAGGGGAAACCACCCCCGAATCGCCGGAATTACCGCCAGAAATGGAAACGGAAACCGAGGGCGACTCTCCTACCGAAGTTCCGGAATCTCCCCAACCAGAAGCGCCACCAGAAACTGAAATACCAATTTCGCCTCCCAATGGCGAACAGCAGCAGCCACAACAACAGCAGCAACAGCAACAAGAACCCCAAGTTTTGGTTGCGGAAGTGGTGGTTGAAGGTGTAGAAGGGGAATTGGAACAGACCGTCTACGATGCGGTGGCAACTACCCCAGGGCGGACCACCACGCGATCGCAGTTGCAAGAAGATATCGATTCTATTTATGCCACCGGTTATTTTGCCCAAGCCCGGGTGGTTCCTGAAGATACCCCTTTGGGGGTCCGGGTCACTTTTGTGGTGGAACCCAACCCAGTTTTGCAACAGGTACAAGTAGAAGGCGATCGCATTTTGCCCGACAGCGTGGTACAAGATGCTTTCAGCGACCAATACGGGGAAGTGCTCAACCTGCAGCAGTTTCAAAATGGCATTTCTCAAATCAACCAGTGGTATCAAGACAACGGATATGTACTAGCGCAAGTAGTGGAATCGCCACAAGTTAGCGAAGATGGCACCGTAACCCTTACCGTTGCGGAGGGGGAGATCGCAGATATTCAAGTGCAGTTTTTAACCGAAGAAGGGGAAGCCACTACCCCCGATGGCGAACCGATAGGTGGCAGAACCCGGGAGTACGTAGTTTTACGGGAGATGCGCACCGAACCGGGGGATATTCTCAAACGCGATCGCATTCAATCCGATTTGCAACGAATTTTTCAACTCGGTCTGTTTGAAGACGTACGGCTGCAGCTCAACCCTGCCCCCAACAATCCCCGCAAAGCGGTTGTGGTGGTGAATTTAATCGAGAAAAACACTGGTTCCATCGGTGTGGGTGGCGGCGTCAGTACCACCAGCGGTTTGTTCGGTACGGTGAGCTTCCAAGAACAAAATTTATTCGGGCGTAACCAAAAATTGGGAGCGGAACTGCAGGCAGGCGAACGGGGTTTGCTGTTCGACCTGAGCTTTACCGATCCTTGGATCAAAGGCGATCCTTTCGGGACTTCCTATACCGCTAACGTCTTTACGCGGCGGGCCATTTCCCTGATTTTTGACGGTGGCGATGAAGAAGTAGAACTGGAAAACGGCGATCGCCCCAGGGTACAGCGTTTTGGCGGTGGCGTTCGCTTCCAACGACCCCTATCAAACGACCCGCTATCGCCGGCAGAATGGACTGCTTCTGGTGGTGTGAATTTCCAGCGCGTCACCATTCGCGACGAAGATGGGGAAATTACCCCTGAAGACGAATTGGGCAACGATTTGAGCTTTAGCGGCGACGGCAGGGACGACTTGCTTACTTTAGAATTTGGTTTGAGCCGCGATTTGCGCAACAACCAACGGCAACCTACTTCCGGGTCTTTTGCTCGTGTGGATATCGAACAATCGATTCCCGTAGGTCAGGGCAATATTCTCTTTAACAGTTTGCAAGGACGCTACAGCTATTACATTCCCGTGGATTGGGTGAACTTTACCGAAGGACCGCAAACTTTAGCATTCAACGTGGAAGCAGGGGTTTTCTTAGGGGATTTGCCGCCGTACGAAGCGTTTGCCTTGGGAGGTAGTAATTCCGTACGCGGTTACGATGAAGCGGAATTGGGTACCGGTCGTGCCTTTGCCGAAGCCAGTGTGGAGTACCGCTTTCCTATTATCTCCATTGTAGGGGGCGCTCTATTTGCTGATGTTGGCTCGGATTTGGGTACTGCTGATGACGTTCCCGGCGAACCGGCGGAGGTGCGCGATAAACCCGGTAGTGGCTTTGGCTACGGTTTGGGAGTGCGCATTCAATCGCCTTTGGGGCCCATTCGGGTTGACTACGGTATCAACGATGAAGGAGAAGGTCGCCTGCACTTTGGCATTGGCGAGAAGTTCTGA